The following DNA comes from Hemibagrus wyckioides isolate EC202008001 linkage group LG05, SWU_Hwy_1.0, whole genome shotgun sequence.
GAAATATATTTGACAGCTAGCACTTGCACTTAACACATCTAGTCTACATAAACTTTGACTCCTCTTTTTGTCTCGAAGGTTTAAAACTTTTAAACTCCATGTTGATAAGACATTGGCCTGTAGGAAGAATCTTCATACTTTCCATGTTAACATCATGTACATTTACTTCTCGCGCTCTTGCAGCAATGAGCTGAGGTGTGAAGACTTCTGGACGGAATGGAAAGGTGACCGTTGTTTCACGTTGATATTTCATACAAGTCCCACAAATATTATCAGCTAATATCAGATGCCTTCTGTCTCACTTATGTTTCGTGTCAGAGATCATGTCTGGCTGCTTGGCTGACACTGTAGATAAAACAGTTGAAGGACCTGATTGCTtcatggagtgtgtatgttatggtCTGGGCAACTTTTCCTCCTCCGTGTCTGCTAGATATCAGCTTGCCATGTTGCTACTGCTGTTGGATGCATTGCAGGTGAATCTGCTAtcaatactgtaaataaaatcatatttaaataGAACAGAAAGGCTTCTGGTAAACATTCGTTTCCTGTTTTTCAGATCGCTGTGGGCCGCTGCAGCCTGTATGACCCTGTGTTTACAGTGTCAGAATGTGAAACTCTCAGAGAGTTGGGCTTTACTGTGCTGAGTGAAAATGAGGTCACGCATCCAGAACCATAGCCGTTTACTGTGATGTCTGTTTCAGACTGGTAGTGGATAGGCCAAATATTGCTTCGGGATTGGACCAGCATTGATGCTGAGaccacatgcatatacacacatatgtaaCTAgagtcaataaaaaaaaaaagccaacaacctctaataaagattttattgttttaaaatgggGGAAATAATACTGTGGAAAGTTAAGGAGATGCAGGCACTAATTTAATCAGCCAATAGCATGCTTAgctataataatacaatattacTTTCAAAGCTTTTCTTCAGTGTTGGGCTTGATAATAATCTAAATACTGTGTGATATGAAGTTGTAAAAACTGAATAGACTAGAGCTGTAAGTGTTGTTAGCCTGTTTTTTATGTCCAGTGAAAGAAACACCTTTTGTTGACCAGGTCtaagttttatttgtatttaaaatctTACTGTCCCTTACTCTGAAATTCATTGGCATGGTTCTTTTGTCAGGAAGGGAAGCGAGCAGTACACCACCCCACCCTCTTCTACCTGATGCATTGTGGAAAAGCTTTGTACAACAATCTGCTGTGGAAGAATTGGAGTCCTCAGATCCTACCAAAGGTCATTGTTCTTGGCAACAGCTTTCTTGGCATTCAGGAGCGGTATGTGGCACTCACTCACAAGCTAGATTCACAGACTGAATGTATGTATAGCAAACCcagaaatgaatcatttcatGAACTAGCTGCTGGTCAACAGACAACTCCAGCATCTTGAACCTGAGATAATTCTTGTAGATTTAATATCTTCCTGTTTTAAGACAGAAACCATATTGCAGAAGGTGTTTGTTCCTCAAATACATTAGTCACATAAATAAGGAAAGATTGTTACTTACGAAGTAAAATTTATTCTTAAAATGTGTACTAGAATGATGTGTTGCAAAATGGAATcagatttttaatattaaatactttttttttaatttttcaactttttttttattttatttttttataatttctaGGATGCTTCAGAGAGAGCTTGAAAGAGACTACCGTTTTCTTTCTGATGTATCCTTAAAGGTTTCAGGTAGATGTGCAAATTATAGCACGGgtacaacacagaaatgaatttAATCTGTTGTTTAATCTGGAAGTTGCATGTTGTGTCTACTGATGAAGTGGTCAATTTGACACATTTCATAAAAGAAGCAGACTTAAAGAGTAGTTTATTTTCAAATGTTATCAGGAATGTGATAAATGTCCAAAACATGAAGAAACTGAGTAAAATTATAGAATTATGTAATTAGTTGTTTCAAACGTGTAATATGTTAGACAGAAGGGACATGTTTGTTCTTGCCATTTCAAGTTGTAGCCCTTGACATTGTTATGTTTAAGGtaatagatgtgtgtgaggagacaAGCCTACCCTGCTCACAGCGGTTCTTAGATGTGTTTAATGATACTGCCATAATCCGTTTCCCTTCACACAAGCTTCATAAACTTCCAGAATCAATCTGGAATGAGCCTTCAGAGCCTCAGTATGAGCACTGCCAAGATCTGGAGATCATCCAGAGAGAACCAAAATAAAGATGACAAGTGTGCatatcactctgtgtgtgtgtgtgtgtgtgtgtgtgtgtgtgtccctcccCCATGAAGTTAGtgatttttgtctgtctgtctgcaatcTCTGAAGTGGTAGATATCTCAATTCTGTGGGGTCTCTTTCTCCACAGGCATTACTTTATCATCAGGCTTGCATTCTCCATTTATTAAGGCCGGTTCAGTGTTGGATGCTGTAATGATCTCTTTTGACTCTGTTGAATTCTTTATTGCAAGTTTGGAAGATTTAGCTTCATCTTCATCAGGTGCAGTTGTTGCATCTCCACTTTGCATGTTAGACTCAAATTCCCCATTCATTTGGAAATGGTCAGGTCTGTCTTCCACAACATCTGTTTTTTCTGCTTGATTCTTGGAATTTCCATCAGTCACCTCTATACTCAGCTTCTCACTGGATGCAGCTTCCTCAACATCCTTGACTTCACTTGACGAGTCTGCTTTCACTTTCTCTGATTCCTCATAAGTTCTTTTTCCTTTCAGTTTCTCTTTGAATTCCATAAGCCTCATGCTGGAATAATAACAATGAGTTTAAGAGCAGCCCAGTCTGGCCTATGTAACAGCCACTTACATTAGGTCATTAAAGTCCACCATACCTGTATGAAGTCTTCAGGATGCCATTTACAAGAGCTAACTGCTCCAAGGTAGTCTCAAAAGAGGGAACCAGATTCTGAATAAAGAAAGCAGGTCAATACAAAGCACTACAAAATTTAGCAGATTGTAAGTGCATTATTATGTGATCACGCTCATACCTCAGGTGTGCTGAGGTCTGTAAGCTCTGCCCCTCCCTGTCGTATAGACCGTTCTACACGCACTGCTTGCTGGGTGACAGCGTTCAAGAAGTCAGAACTGCATTTAGTCTGCGGATGATTGTCACCACACTAGATACATAACAAACACAGTAAATTCATGTGAACTTCTTATGAACACACTTGCTGTGCCATATCAAAAATGTATTCTCACAGGATACAACTCAAACCCAGTTTGAGAGCTGAAAATGCTCAGAACCATGACCTCTTACCTGCTTCTCAAAGACGTTGTGTGCTTCCTTCTCTTGAGCCATGGCTCCTCTGTAATCTCCTGCTATACACATCCTCTGAGCCAAGAGGTGGTGACTGTAGGGAGACATTTACCTTAACTTAAGAATCCGAGTCACTGCTAATCATAAATGGATAGCTTTATTAGCTCTTGAGCTCCTGAGAACATGGTTTATCTTACTTCAGGGCAGTCGTGAGGTCCATGGCACCTCGGAAAGAAGTATTGAGTCTCAGGGCACTCTGTAGATATTGCTGGGACTGTTCCCCCTGGAGCATTAATCCCAAAGAACTCTGAAAGAGAGATAAATGGTTTAAATATGATGGTGACATGATTAATGGACAAGAGTGTTGTGGTATTAAAGTAAATGCTTATATCCTTACATCCAGTACTGCTGTGTATGGATTATCCTCCCCATGTACTGTTAACATGAGCAATTTAGCTCGATACAGACACCGCAAGGCCAAAGCAATCTCTCCTCCAGCAAACAAGTACACTGCCAACAAAGCCTAGAGAAACATCGGAAAAAGGTCTTTTATAACATAGttgtttatataatatacaaagtgaggggaaaaaattatttgatcccctgctgattttgtatgtttgcccactgacaaagaaatggtcagtctgtaattttaatggtaggtgtatttgaacagtgagaggcagaataacaacaaaaaaattcagaaaaacgcatttcagaaaagttatacattgatttgcatttcaatgagtgaaataagtatttgatcccctatcaatcagaaagatttctggctcccaggtgtttattatacaggtaaggagctgagattacagtaggagccaatccaacagatgagctactgttgttaATCAGCATGGggtggttctgatagaaaggagtcagaacacacagtgcaatgctgacccctgtgcaccgccaaaagcaccaacaatgggcatgtgatcATCAGacctggaccacagagcaatggaagatgGTGGTCTGGAAGGTGGTTTTCTTTTGCATCAAGTGGCTGGCCaaaggatgcactatgggaagaaggcaagccggtggaggcagcgTCATGCTTTgggaaatgttctgctgggaaaccttgggtcctgccatccatgtggatgttactttgacacgtaccacctacctaaacattgtagaccatgtacaccct
Coding sequences within:
- the srrd gene encoding SRR1-like protein isoform X2; translation: MADSTEWHSVRRGRGGARRGKLSQPEKPRPDESVDRARDRRRITEAINELRCEDFWTEWKEIMSGCLADTVDKTVEGPDCFMECVCYGLGNFSSSVSARYQLAMLLLLLDALQIAVGRCSLYDPVFTVSECETLRELGFTVLSENEEGKRAVHHPTLFYLMHCGKALYNNLLWKNWSPQILPKVIVLGNSFLGIQERMLQRELERDYRFLSDVIDVCEETSLPCSQRFLDVFNDTAIIRFPSHKLHKLPESIWNEPSEPQYEHCQDLEIIQREPK
- the srrd gene encoding SRR1-like protein isoform X1, which codes for MADSTEWHSVRRGRGGARRGKLSQPEKPRPDESVDRARDRRRITEAIMTGNVCCTQSLLVEDVNNELRCEDFWTEWKEIMSGCLADTVDKTVEGPDCFMECVCYGLGNFSSSVSARYQLAMLLLLLDALQIAVGRCSLYDPVFTVSECETLRELGFTVLSENEEGKRAVHHPTLFYLMHCGKALYNNLLWKNWSPQILPKVIVLGNSFLGIQERMLQRELERDYRFLSDVIDVCEETSLPCSQRFLDVFNDTAIIRFPSHKLHKLPESIWNEPSEPQYEHCQDLEIIQREPK